From one Streptomyces sp. R41 genomic stretch:
- a CDS encoding amino acid permease produces the protein MTDDEARLHELGYAQELERSMSPFSNFAVSFTIICILSGCMTLYGFGMNTGGPAVMVWGWPIVGVLTLTVGLGMAEVCSSYPTAGGLYYWAAKLAKSNGPAWAWFTGWFNFLGQVAVTAGIDFGLAQFLNAFLDLQFGFAATPGHTVLLFGITLLVHALLNVRGVKLVALLNNISVWWQVIGVAVVVLALVFLPDHHQSAGFVFGHFVNNTGWGSSLYVSLLGLLLAQYTLTGFDASAHMTEETHDAARSGPRGIVNSILVSLVAGWILLIGVTFAIQSYDGALGSSTGVPPVQIFLDALGETGGKLLLLIVIGAQFFCGMSSVTANSRMIYAFSRDGALPGSKIWHRISDRTRTPANAVWLASGGAFLLGLPYLINPTAYAAVTSIAVIGLFIAYVIPIYLRLRQGDDFAAGPWNLGRWSKPIAVVAVGWVACVTILFMLPQVSPVTAKTFNYAPVAVAVVLGFAGAWWLLSARTWFSGPKVQGSAAELASIERELMGG, from the coding sequence ATGACCGACGACGAGGCCCGGCTCCACGAGCTCGGCTACGCGCAGGAACTCGAGCGGAGCATGTCGCCGTTCTCGAACTTCGCCGTCTCGTTCACCATCATCTGCATCCTCTCCGGCTGCATGACGCTCTACGGCTTCGGCATGAACACCGGCGGTCCGGCCGTCATGGTGTGGGGCTGGCCCATCGTCGGTGTCCTCACCCTCACCGTCGGCCTGGGCATGGCCGAGGTGTGTTCCAGCTATCCGACCGCGGGCGGCCTCTACTACTGGGCTGCCAAGCTCGCCAAGAGCAACGGGCCGGCCTGGGCCTGGTTCACCGGCTGGTTCAACTTCCTCGGCCAGGTCGCCGTCACCGCGGGCATCGACTTCGGCCTGGCGCAGTTCCTCAACGCCTTCCTGGACCTCCAGTTCGGCTTCGCCGCCACCCCAGGCCACACGGTGCTCCTCTTCGGGATCACCCTGCTGGTCCACGCGTTGCTCAACGTGCGCGGCGTCAAGCTCGTCGCCCTGCTGAACAACATCAGCGTGTGGTGGCAGGTCATCGGCGTGGCGGTCGTCGTCCTCGCGCTGGTGTTCCTGCCCGACCACCACCAGTCGGCGGGCTTCGTCTTCGGACACTTCGTCAACAACACCGGATGGGGATCCTCCCTCTATGTCTCCCTGCTCGGCCTGCTGCTCGCCCAGTACACCCTGACCGGCTTCGACGCCTCCGCCCATATGACGGAGGAGACCCACGACGCGGCCCGCTCAGGACCGCGCGGCATCGTCAACTCGATCCTCGTCTCGCTGGTCGCGGGCTGGATCCTGCTGATCGGCGTCACCTTCGCGATCCAGAGCTACGACGGCGCCCTCGGCAGCAGTACCGGAGTGCCCCCGGTGCAGATCTTCCTCGACGCCCTGGGCGAGACCGGCGGCAAGCTGCTGCTTCTCATCGTCATCGGTGCCCAGTTCTTCTGTGGAATGTCCTCCGTGACCGCCAACTCCCGCATGATCTACGCCTTCTCGCGGGACGGCGCCCTGCCCGGCTCGAAGATCTGGCACCGGATCAGCGACCGCACCCGCACCCCGGCCAACGCGGTCTGGCTCGCCTCCGGCGGCGCCTTCCTCCTCGGACTGCCCTACTTGATCAACCCCACCGCGTACGCCGCCGTCACCTCGATCGCCGTCATCGGACTCTTCATCGCGTACGTCATCCCGATCTATCTGCGGCTGCGCCAGGGCGACGACTTCGCCGCCGGACCGTGGAACCTCGGCCGATGGAGCAAGCCCATCGCGGTCGTCGCCGTCGGCTGGGTCGCCTGTGTCACCATCTTGTTCATGCTGCCGCAGGTCAGCCCGGTCACGGCCAAGACCTTCAACTACGCGCCGGTCGCCGTCGCGGTGGTGCTCGGCTTCGCCGGCGCCTGGTGGCTGCTCTCCGCCCGCACGTGGTTCAGCGGCCCCAAGGTCCAGGGCAGCGCGGCCGAGCTCGCCTCCATCGAACGTGAACTCATGGGCGGCTGA
- a CDS encoding DUF6445 family protein, with translation MPPQPPRTPALPVLPYRKPTRDRDYWVFDNVLPDVDTVRARCVAKDDWVKGHPYTSESWPGLRTMPGLEPEDLTRVERLVKKATGAQKLWQQTTPSGATLNHNCIQVVGKDEGEPRPHTDSRALCRYAAVLYLNPNVPKNCGTSFYRQNLPGGRLGGNVVAAPHNNLVEALGTRFVPPDSFVEDIAVPHRYNRLLLYNANLMHSATEYCGSTMEDKRMTAVFFWMA, from the coding sequence ATGCCCCCACAACCTCCAAGAACACCGGCGCTCCCGGTCCTCCCCTATCGGAAACCCACCCGCGATCGGGACTACTGGGTCTTCGACAATGTGCTGCCCGACGTGGATACCGTCCGGGCCCGGTGCGTCGCCAAGGACGACTGGGTCAAGGGCCACCCGTACACGTCGGAGAGCTGGCCCGGCCTGCGGACGATGCCCGGGCTGGAGCCGGAGGACTTGACGCGCGTAGAGCGGCTGGTGAAGAAGGCCACCGGTGCCCAGAAGTTGTGGCAGCAGACGACGCCGTCCGGCGCCACCCTCAACCACAACTGCATCCAGGTGGTCGGCAAGGACGAGGGAGAGCCGCGCCCCCACACCGACTCACGCGCGCTCTGCCGTTACGCCGCGGTGCTCTACCTGAATCCGAACGTTCCCAAGAACTGCGGCACCAGCTTCTACCGGCAGAACCTGCCCGGCGGACGGCTGGGCGGCAACGTGGTGGCCGCCCCGCACAACAATCTGGTCGAGGCGCTGGGCACGCGCTTCGTCCCGCCGGACTCGTTCGTCGAGGACATCGCCGTACCGCACCGGTACAACCGGCTGCTGCTCTACAACGCCAACCTGATGCACAGCGCCACCGAGTACTGCGGCAGCACCATGGAGGACAAGCGGATGACCGCGGTCTTCTTCTGGATGGCGTGA
- the rpmF gene encoding 50S ribosomal protein L32: MAVPKRKMSRSNTRHRRAQWKAATPQLVPLTVDGSSYLVPQRLAKAYERGLLRPEG; the protein is encoded by the coding sequence ATGGCCGTCCCCAAGCGGAAGATGTCCCGCAGCAACACCCGTCACCGCCGCGCGCAGTGGAAGGCGGCCACGCCGCAGCTCGTGCCGCTCACCGTCGATGGCTCGTCGTACCTGGTCCCGCAGCGGCTGGCCAAGGCGTACGAGCGCGGCCTGCTGCGCCCGGAGGGCTGA
- a CDS encoding ATP-binding protein yields the protein MRAAFVGKGGSGKTTLSALFSRHLAHSGAPLVAIDGDINQHLAQALGLDDDALFTAPPLSARLGEIKDHLRGDNPRITSREAMIKTTPPGRGSRLLRLLGDDAVHTHHIQVVGGVPLMVTGEFDERDLGVACYHSKLGAVELYLNHLVDGPGEYVVVDMTAGADAFASGLFTRFDMTFLVAEPTRKGVSVYRQYRDHAEEFGTPIAVVGNKVTGEDDLLFLKEQVGDHLLTYFQHSSWVRAQEQGRPQGELEPHNIHALRQLRTALDARTKDWKAFQGHAVVFHLRNAAAWADRATGSDLSAQVDPDFRHGPAALRTT from the coding sequence GTGCGCGCCGCCTTCGTAGGAAAGGGCGGCAGCGGAAAGACCACGCTGTCGGCCCTCTTCTCCCGCCATCTCGCGCACTCCGGAGCGCCCCTCGTCGCCATCGACGGCGACATCAACCAGCATCTGGCCCAGGCCCTCGGCCTCGACGACGACGCACTGTTCACCGCGCCGCCCCTCAGCGCGCGCCTGGGCGAGATCAAGGACCATCTGCGCGGCGACAACCCACGCATCACCTCGCGCGAGGCCATGATCAAGACCACCCCGCCCGGACGCGGGTCACGCCTGCTGCGTCTGCTCGGCGACGACGCGGTGCACACCCACCACATCCAGGTGGTGGGCGGCGTACCGCTGATGGTCACGGGCGAGTTCGACGAGCGCGACCTCGGGGTGGCCTGCTACCACTCCAAGCTCGGAGCCGTGGAGCTCTACCTCAACCATCTCGTCGACGGGCCCGGCGAGTACGTGGTCGTCGACATGACCGCGGGCGCGGACGCCTTCGCCTCCGGGCTGTTCACCCGCTTCGACATGACTTTTCTGGTTGCCGAACCCACCCGCAAGGGCGTCTCGGTCTACCGCCAATACCGGGACCACGCCGAGGAGTTCGGCACCCCGATCGCGGTCGTCGGCAACAAGGTCACCGGCGAGGACGACCTGCTCTTCCTCAAGGAACAGGTCGGCGATCATCTCCTGACGTACTTCCAGCACTCCTCCTGGGTACGCGCCCAGGAGCAAGGACGCCCCCAGGGCGAGCTGGAACCGCACAACATCCACGCGCTGCGCCAACTGCGTACCGCCCTCGACGCGCGCACCAAGGACTGGAAGGCCTTCCAGGGGCATGCCGTCGTCTTCCACCTCCGCAACGCCGCTGCCTGGGCCGACCGGGCCACCGGCAGCGACCTCTCCGCCCAGGTCGACCCCGACTTCCGGCACGGCCCGGCCGCCCTCCGCACCACCTAG
- a CDS encoding SCO5389 family protein encodes MSLDVSPKLLAEAERGQVREEDFVETVRTSLPYAYDLIAGLVAELRDEAQEFTDNHTPPPTEKERGQLLRALASDAIRGSLERHFGVSLAFMNCHRVAVFRSEAHGGETHTRFTSLRSQILNQSPEFRDC; translated from the coding sequence ATGTCACTCGACGTCTCCCCGAAGCTGCTCGCCGAAGCCGAACGCGGTCAGGTCCGCGAAGAGGACTTCGTGGAAACGGTTCGTACGTCCCTGCCGTACGCGTACGACCTCATCGCCGGCCTGGTCGCCGAACTGCGGGACGAAGCACAAGAGTTCACCGACAACCACACCCCGCCGCCCACCGAGAAGGAGCGCGGGCAGCTGCTGCGGGCGCTGGCCAGTGACGCGATCCGCGGCAGTCTGGAGCGGCACTTCGGGGTCTCGCTGGCCTTCATGAACTGCCACCGGGTCGCGGTCTTCCGTTCCGAGGCCCACGGCGGAGAAACTCACACCCGCTTCACCTCGCTGCGGTCGCAGATCCTCAACCAGTCGCCCGAGTTCCGCGACTGCTGA
- a CDS encoding SpoIIE family protein phosphatase: MGASEERDVLARQRFDMADAAPLLLDARMAVTSWTADAERLLGYPAAEVLGRPAADLLVPEDAARIPELVERCQEDSGWTGLLSVRHRDGHPVLSMVRVVPVQRSSGPAHWVVLLADLAGGPGWDMSRSVLEQMTARSPVGIAIVDTDLRYVWSNAALEQFGGGPPQSRLGRRLAEVQPGLDAERLEAQMRRVLESGESVVAYEHVGRVRSAPHRETAHSMSFVRLEDPHGHPIGVYYTVVDVSERFRARRRLALLDRAGQHIGRSLDVLQTAQELADVAVPGLADFVTVDLLESVLKGGEPTPGPGEDTDAVPLRRAGHQSVQGGVPETAVEIGEVASYRAGSPPIRCLVDGESWREERLDPLSGEWATGTPDGRAATFLDLGLHSVMIVPVRARGVTLGITTFFRRGRQDPFDEDDLSLAEEFVGRAALCLDNARRYTRERDAALVLQRNLLPHRFPEQDAVEVAACYRPADELTGLAGDWFDVIPLSGARVALVVGEVAGHGIDGAAAMGRLRAAVQTLADLDLSPEEVLAHLDDLVSRAAREEGSGADTLTSGMQAVGASCLYAVYDPVSGQCSMASAGHPAPAIVTPDGTVTFTELPDGPALGVGGLPFESVELPLAEGSVLALHTDGLIATPRTGRDPQAGRERLRRALEAHGQPLDGLCRTIVDDLVPTRPYDDVALLMARTRRLGAEQVATWDLRVDPAVVAEARKASTQQLGVWGLDELAFTTELVVSELVTNAIRYADGPIRLRLITEQALICEVFDGGTTAPHLRHPKTTDEGGRGLFLISQFTQRWGTRYTPEGKIIWAEQSLTQPAI, from the coding sequence GTGGGTGCGAGCGAGGAACGAGACGTGCTGGCCCGTCAGCGCTTCGACATGGCGGACGCCGCGCCACTGCTGCTCGATGCCCGGATGGCGGTGACCAGCTGGACCGCGGACGCCGAGCGGCTGCTGGGATATCCGGCCGCCGAGGTGCTGGGACGGCCCGCGGCCGATCTGCTGGTCCCGGAGGACGCGGCGAGGATCCCGGAGCTGGTCGAGCGGTGCCAGGAAGACAGCGGCTGGACGGGACTGCTTTCCGTGCGCCACCGGGACGGACACCCGGTCCTCTCGATGGTGCGGGTCGTTCCGGTACAGCGCAGCAGCGGCCCGGCGCACTGGGTGGTGCTGCTCGCTGATCTGGCCGGCGGTCCCGGCTGGGACATGAGCCGCTCCGTGCTGGAGCAGATGACCGCGCGCTCCCCGGTGGGCATCGCGATCGTGGACACCGACCTGCGGTACGTGTGGTCGAACGCCGCTCTGGAGCAGTTCGGCGGGGGCCCACCGCAGTCGCGGCTGGGACGACGGCTCGCCGAGGTACAGCCCGGTCTGGACGCCGAGCGACTCGAAGCGCAGATGCGCCGGGTGCTGGAGAGCGGCGAGTCGGTGGTCGCATACGAGCACGTGGGCCGCGTTCGCTCCGCGCCACACCGCGAGACGGCCCACTCCATGTCGTTCGTCCGGTTGGAGGACCCCCACGGCCACCCGATCGGCGTCTACTACACCGTCGTCGACGTCAGCGAGCGCTTCCGTGCCCGCCGGCGGCTCGCCCTGCTGGACCGGGCCGGTCAGCACATCGGCCGCAGCCTGGATGTCCTGCAGACCGCGCAGGAGCTGGCCGACGTCGCGGTGCCCGGGCTGGCCGACTTCGTCACCGTGGACCTGCTGGAGTCCGTACTCAAGGGAGGGGAGCCGACACCCGGTCCGGGTGAGGACACGGACGCGGTGCCGCTGCGGCGCGCCGGACACCAGTCGGTGCAGGGCGGCGTCCCCGAAACCGCCGTCGAGATCGGCGAAGTGGCGTCCTACCGGGCCGGGTCTCCCCCGATCCGGTGCCTGGTCGACGGCGAGTCCTGGCGCGAGGAACGGCTCGACCCGCTGTCCGGGGAGTGGGCCACGGGTACCCCCGACGGTCGGGCCGCCACCTTCCTCGACCTCGGGCTGCACAGCGTGATGATCGTGCCCGTCCGTGCCCGCGGCGTCACGCTGGGCATCACCACGTTCTTCCGGCGCGGCCGCCAGGACCCGTTCGACGAGGACGATCTGAGCCTCGCCGAGGAGTTCGTCGGCCGGGCGGCCCTGTGCCTCGACAACGCCCGCCGCTACACCCGCGAGCGCGACGCGGCCCTCGTCCTGCAGCGCAATCTGCTCCCCCACCGCTTCCCCGAGCAGGACGCGGTGGAGGTCGCCGCCTGCTACCGGCCCGCCGACGAGCTGACAGGGCTCGCCGGGGACTGGTTCGACGTCATTCCGCTGTCCGGGGCCCGGGTGGCCCTGGTGGTGGGCGAGGTCGCGGGGCACGGCATCGACGGCGCGGCCGCGATGGGACGGCTGCGGGCCGCCGTGCAGACCCTGGCCGACCTGGATCTGTCCCCGGAGGAGGTCCTCGCCCACCTCGACGACCTGGTCAGCCGCGCCGCCCGGGAGGAGGGCTCGGGCGCCGACACCCTCACGAGCGGCATGCAGGCGGTGGGCGCGAGTTGTCTGTACGCGGTGTACGACCCGGTGAGCGGGCAGTGCTCGATGGCGAGTGCGGGCCATCCCGCGCCCGCGATCGTCACCCCCGACGGCACCGTCACGTTCACCGAACTCCCCGACGGTCCCGCGCTCGGCGTGGGCGGACTGCCTTTCGAATCGGTCGAGTTGCCCCTGGCGGAGGGCAGCGTGCTGGCCCTGCACACCGACGGGCTCATCGCCACACCCCGTACCGGGCGGGATCCGCAGGCCGGCCGTGAGCGGCTGCGCCGCGCGCTCGAGGCGCATGGGCAGCCGTTGGACGGACTGTGCCGCACCATCGTGGACGATCTCGTGCCGACGCGTCCCTACGACGACGTGGCGCTGTTGATGGCGCGCACCCGGCGGCTGGGGGCCGAGCAGGTCGCGACCTGGGACCTGCGCGTCGACCCGGCGGTCGTCGCCGAGGCCCGGAAGGCGTCGACCCAGCAACTGGGCGTCTGGGGCCTGGACGAGCTCGCCTTCACCACCGAACTGGTCGTGAGCGAGCTCGTCACCAACGCCATCCGGTACGCCGACGGCCCGATCCGGTTGCGGCTGATCACCGAACAGGCCCTGATCTGCGAGGTGTTCGACGGCGGCACCACCGCCCCGCACCTGCGCCATCCGAAGACGACCGACGAGGGCGGCCGTGGGCTGTTCCTGATCTCCCAGTTCACTCAGCGCTGGGGCACCCGCTACACCCCCGAGGGAAAGATCATCTGGGCCGAGCAGTCCCTCACGCAGCCGGCGATCTGA
- a CDS encoding substrate-binding domain-containing protein — protein sequence MRLHVDQRHERVLELVRERGSLRVADLAAELGVSAVTLRRDVETLAAQGRVQRLHGAVVWPGDAAAEPQPRQESAEGAVIGMIVPTTVNIFADIVRGARETIGAQGGRLVLGMTGYVDSEDAVQAEHLIAGGAEGLLVAPSWFGGVPVGGQEKWLLECAVPTVLVERSAPAGNPAAGLDRVRTDRAHGAAVAVGHFASLGHRRITAVLQEGPHAAQISAGYLAAVQSLGLDVDSGAPSVREHGDYEASIDYLVEAVEKRGVTAALVHSDEDAIVLVPKLQAHGISVPEDLALIAYDDEVAGLADVPLTAVAPPTRSVGELAANLLLQRLAERASGQRPAPRQHLELLPELRIRSSCGGEALDS from the coding sequence ATGCGACTGCACGTCGACCAGCGTCATGAGCGGGTACTCGAACTCGTCCGGGAGCGCGGCAGCCTCCGGGTCGCCGATCTCGCGGCCGAACTCGGCGTCTCCGCGGTGACCTTGAGGCGTGACGTGGAGACGCTCGCCGCACAGGGCCGGGTGCAGCGGCTGCACGGCGCGGTGGTCTGGCCGGGCGACGCGGCCGCGGAGCCGCAGCCCCGGCAGGAGTCCGCCGAGGGTGCCGTGATCGGAATGATCGTGCCGACCACCGTCAACATCTTCGCGGACATCGTCCGCGGGGCCCGCGAGACCATCGGCGCCCAGGGCGGCCGCCTGGTCCTCGGTATGACCGGATATGTCGACTCCGAGGACGCCGTACAGGCGGAACACCTGATCGCGGGCGGTGCGGAGGGGCTGCTCGTCGCGCCCAGCTGGTTCGGTGGCGTGCCCGTGGGGGGCCAGGAGAAGTGGCTCCTCGAATGCGCGGTGCCGACCGTCCTGGTCGAGCGCTCCGCACCGGCCGGGAACCCCGCGGCCGGCCTCGACCGGGTGCGCACGGACCGGGCGCACGGAGCGGCCGTGGCCGTGGGTCACTTCGCCTCCTTGGGGCACCGCAGGATCACCGCGGTGCTCCAGGAGGGCCCGCACGCCGCGCAGATCTCGGCGGGCTATCTGGCGGCCGTGCAGTCCTTGGGCCTGGACGTCGATTCCGGCGCGCCGTCGGTCCGCGAGCACGGTGACTACGAGGCCAGCATCGACTACCTCGTCGAAGCGGTGGAGAAACGCGGAGTGACGGCGGCGCTCGTGCACAGCGACGAGGACGCGATCGTGCTGGTGCCCAAGCTCCAGGCGCACGGCATCAGCGTTCCCGAGGACCTCGCGCTGATCGCGTACGACGACGAGGTGGCCGGCCTCGCGGACGTCCCCCTGACAGCCGTCGCCCCGCCCACGCGCTCGGTGGGGGAACTGGCCGCGAATCTGCTGCTCCAGCGGCTCGCGGAACGCGCGAGCGGACAGCGCCCGGCACCCCGTCAGCACCTCGAGCTTCTCCCCGAGTTGAGGATCCGTTCGTCCTGCGGTGGCGAAGCGCTCGATTCATGA
- a CDS encoding ABC transporter substrate-binding protein — translation MSRTSRTFRTAATATIAALGMLATACGGENGSTDSKSDGKPVTIQYWTWTLGAKSTVEAFNRTHKDIQVKFTEIPSSAEGYSKLSNAVKAGNAPDVATIEYQMVPEFASQGNLIDLTKYAGETVKSKFPASVQSLVTFGGKTWTVPYDVAPQLYYYRTDLFKKYGIEVPKTWDEFKTAAAKVKKKDKNARLASMPKSDPALLAALSWQAGGKWFATEGDAWKPGVNDAPTKKVAAYWDGLIKDDLVQSFTAYSLEETKARTSGKTLSFLGASWSAGGMKTAMSDLKGKWAAAPMPNWGTAASGNYGGTSYGVLKGSKHAEAATEFIKWLTTNKAGVEARLADLESPSSALPANPEMREVAAAKFDTSYLNGQDLYQLASAQVDTIVPGWTWGPNQLDVYTAVQDATAKSGFTSGVDAGQQKAESGITERGLKLAK, via the coding sequence ATGTCGCGCACTTCACGTACGTTCCGCACAGCCGCCACCGCCACCATCGCCGCCCTGGGCATGCTCGCCACCGCATGTGGCGGCGAGAATGGCTCGACCGACTCCAAGTCGGACGGCAAGCCGGTCACCATCCAGTACTGGACCTGGACCCTCGGGGCCAAGTCGACCGTCGAGGCGTTCAACAGGACGCACAAGGACATCCAGGTCAAGTTCACCGAGATCCCCAGCTCCGCCGAGGGCTACAGCAAGCTCTCCAACGCGGTGAAGGCGGGCAACGCGCCCGACGTGGCGACCATCGAGTACCAGATGGTCCCGGAGTTCGCGAGCCAGGGAAACCTGATCGATCTGACCAAGTACGCCGGTGAAACGGTCAAGTCGAAGTTCCCCGCGTCCGTCCAGAGCCTGGTGACCTTCGGCGGCAAGACCTGGACCGTCCCGTACGACGTCGCGCCGCAGCTGTACTACTACCGCACCGACCTGTTCAAGAAGTACGGCATCGAAGTCCCCAAGACCTGGGACGAGTTCAAGACCGCCGCCGCGAAGGTCAAGAAGAAGGACAAGAACGCCCGGCTGGCCTCCATGCCGAAGTCCGACCCGGCGCTGCTGGCCGCGCTGTCCTGGCAGGCCGGCGGCAAGTGGTTCGCCACCGAGGGGGACGCCTGGAAGCCCGGCGTGAACGACGCGCCCACCAAGAAGGTCGCCGCCTACTGGGACGGCCTGATCAAGGACGACCTGGTGCAGTCCTTCACCGCGTACAGCCTCGAGGAGACCAAGGCCCGTACCTCCGGCAAGACCCTCTCCTTCCTCGGCGCCTCCTGGTCCGCGGGCGGCATGAAGACCGCGATGTCCGACCTCAAGGGCAAGTGGGCCGCCGCCCCCATGCCGAACTGGGGAACCGCGGCAAGCGGCAACTACGGCGGCACCTCCTACGGCGTCCTCAAGGGCAGCAAGCACGCCGAGGCCGCGACCGAGTTCATCAAGTGGCTCACCACGAACAAGGCCGGCGTCGAGGCCCGGCTCGCCGACCTGGAGTCGCCCAGCAGCGCCCTGCCGGCCAACCCGGAGATGCGCGAGGTCGCCGCGGCCAAGTTCGACACCTCGTACCTGAACGGCCAGGACCTCTATCAGCTCGCCTCCGCACAGGTCGACACGATCGTCCCCGGCTGGACGTGGGGCCCGAACCAGTTGGACGTCTACACCGCGGTCCAGGACGCGACGGCCAAGTCCGGCTTCACCTCGGGAGTCGACGCGGGCCAGCAGAAGGCCGAGTCGGGGATCACGGAGCGCGGGCTGAAGCTCGCCAAGTGA
- a CDS encoding carbohydrate ABC transporter permease has protein sequence MAVPLAPAVKARPHPSTKPPGTSKLRRSQRRAAALLITPFFVLFAAVMAAPIGYAVWMSLFQEHSSGLGFGGTERVFSGIGNYTKALSDAGFRDSFVHIALYCALYIPVMIGGSLLLALLVDSAMARAKRFFQLALFLPHAIPGLIASVIWIYLYTPGLSPVLDWIGALGGSWNFYSNDHVLSSMVNLCAWQWIGYNMVIFYAALQAVPREMIEAAVVDGAGAIRTALRIKVPMIASAVVMTVLFTCVGAIQIFTEPKLLNQRGAPSIDTEWSPTLFIWKAGFVQHDYGLAAAASLLLALLGVLLSYIVTRLGNRWKAAS, from the coding sequence GTGGCAGTACCTCTCGCCCCCGCCGTGAAGGCCCGGCCCCACCCCTCGACGAAGCCCCCGGGCACCTCGAAACTACGGCGCAGTCAACGTCGGGCCGCCGCCCTCCTGATCACCCCGTTCTTCGTCCTGTTCGCCGCGGTCATGGCCGCGCCCATCGGCTACGCCGTGTGGATGAGCCTCTTCCAGGAGCACTCCTCGGGGCTCGGCTTCGGCGGCACAGAGCGGGTGTTCTCCGGAATCGGCAACTACACCAAGGCCCTGTCCGACGCGGGCTTCAGGGACTCCTTCGTCCACATCGCGCTCTACTGCGCGCTGTACATCCCGGTGATGATCGGCGGCTCACTCCTCCTCGCGCTGCTGGTCGACTCCGCGATGGCCCGGGCCAAGCGCTTCTTCCAGCTCGCGCTGTTCCTTCCGCACGCGATCCCGGGACTGATCGCGTCGGTCATCTGGATCTACCTGTACACCCCGGGACTGAGCCCCGTGCTCGACTGGATCGGCGCCCTCGGCGGCTCATGGAACTTCTACAGCAACGACCATGTGCTCTCGTCCATGGTCAACCTCTGCGCCTGGCAGTGGATCGGCTACAACATGGTCATCTTCTACGCCGCCTTGCAGGCCGTTCCGCGCGAAATGATCGAAGCGGCCGTCGTCGACGGGGCGGGCGCCATCCGCACCGCCCTGCGGATCAAGGTGCCGATGATCGCCTCCGCGGTCGTCATGACCGTTCTGTTCACCTGCGTCGGCGCCATCCAGATCTTCACCGAGCCCAAGCTGCTCAACCAGCGCGGAGCGCCCTCCATCGACACCGAGTGGTCGCCGACCCTGTTCATCTGGAAGGCCGGCTTCGTCCAGCACGACTACGGCCTCGCCGCCGCCGCGTCCCTGCTGCTCGCCCTGCTCGGCGTCCTCCTCTCCTACATCGTCACCCGGCTCGGCAACCGGTGGAAGGCGGCGTCATGA
- a CDS encoding carbohydrate ABC transporter permease has translation MSTLTHTTSPAEAPAERTATRATRRRTSPNALLSKGVVNGLLIVAAFYTLMPVSWLLLAATKNDRDLFSTSGFALGDFNLFANLQHVFTFNDGIYLRWFGNSILYSVVGSAASTFLCIATGYAFDKYDFKGKEKLFGAVLGGVLVPTTVIQLPMYLLATKVGIVNTYWALLLPALVNPFGVYLARVFSEGYVPNEVLEAARVDGAGELRTFARISLPMLAPGFMTIFLFSFTASWNNFFGALVMLNDENLYPVNLGLFMWNSVTQQQPEYYSLVITGSLVAVVPLIVAFVCLQRFWRSGLTAGAVK, from the coding sequence ATGAGCACCCTCACCCACACGACAAGCCCGGCCGAGGCACCGGCCGAGCGCACGGCCACCCGGGCCACGCGCCGCCGGACCTCGCCCAACGCGCTGCTGTCCAAGGGCGTCGTCAACGGACTGCTGATCGTCGCCGCCTTCTACACCCTGATGCCGGTCAGCTGGCTGCTCCTCGCCGCCACCAAGAACGACCGCGACCTGTTCTCCACCTCCGGCTTCGCCCTCGGCGACTTCAACCTCTTCGCCAACCTGCAGCACGTCTTCACCTTCAACGACGGCATCTATCTGCGCTGGTTCGGCAACAGCATCCTGTACTCGGTCGTCGGTTCGGCCGCCTCGACGTTCCTGTGCATCGCCACCGGCTACGCCTTCGACAAGTACGACTTCAAGGGCAAGGAGAAGCTGTTCGGCGCGGTGCTCGGCGGAGTCCTGGTCCCCACCACGGTGATCCAGCTGCCGATGTATCTGCTCGCCACCAAGGTCGGGATCGTCAACACCTACTGGGCCCTGCTGCTGCCCGCCCTGGTCAACCCCTTCGGCGTCTACCTCGCCCGCGTCTTCTCCGAGGGTTATGTGCCGAACGAGGTCCTGGAGGCCGCCCGTGTCGACGGCGCCGGCGAGCTGCGCACCTTCGCCCGGATCTCCCTGCCGATGCTCGCCCCCGGCTTCATGACCATCTTCCTGTTCTCGTTCACCGCCAGCTGGAACAACTTCTTCGGCGCCCTCGTGATGCTGAACGACGAGAATCTCTACCCGGTCAACCTCGGCCTGTTCATGTGGAACAGCGTCACGCAGCAGCAGCCCGAGTACTACTCGCTCGTCATCACCGGCTCGCTCGTCGCCGTCGTCCCACTGATCGTCGCCTTCGTCTGCCTCCAGCGTTTCTGGCGCTCGGGACTGACCGCCGGCGCGGTGAAGTGA